TTCTCGACTCCGCTCGAAGTGACAGTACAATTCCAAACAGCTATTGTTTGTCTTTTTCCCTGCATCCGGATATTGGGGACAGGGATAAAAACGATCCCAAGGAGGAACGTGCGAAATGGATGGAAGGGCGGGCCCCCTTTTTTATGTTCCCATTGACCCAAAGAACCCCCTTCTTTTTGTAAGAAAAAAACGCTTCTTGTAGGAAAACCCCAGAAAAAAGAAGGTTTTCCTATAATGGATTTTCGGCCAACATCGCTTATATTGCAGTTCAGCCACTTGTTACATTATGGTTTTTATGTTTAAAAACTTTTGGATAAAACAATGATAATCAGGTAAAAACAGCGATTTTCAAAAATATTTTTAGGGATTATTAATCCTAAAATTTTTAACCATGAAAAAAGCTTTTTTTTACACGATTTCAACATTGGTTTTAATAAGTTTTTTATTGAACACTTCATGTTCTAATGATTCAACGAGTGATGATCAAACGCTGTATGAGAATATTGATCCCGCGGCGGATGTTGACCCTAGAGAAATCAAAAAGCCCGGCGGAGGTGGCTGAAATCATCAAAAGGAGCTTTGGTTCTCTTTTGGCCTTGCTTTCTGGTTTGATTATGTACGTCGATAAATTTGTTGAATTTTGGAGTATCCAGGTCGATTATGAGTTCAAATATTATTACGACTTGGATACTTTTTTATGGACCGTAGGTCAAACTGTAGCCATGCTACTGCTTATCTTTTCCTATTTTTTTAAACCCTACAAATGGTCCTTACTTGCCCCCTTAACGGTTTTTAGTATCCAAATAATCTATGTTTGGCGGGATGAATTATGGATACAACGCGATTATTATATATACTACACAGTAGCGTTTATATTATCCTTTTTGGCCACGGTCTTTTTAATGAAATGGGCAATTGTGATTAGTACAGTTTTGGTAGCAAGAGTAAAAAACAAGAAAATTGAATCCATTGTCGATTTAATCGATGAAATAACAAACGTGCATTATAAGAAACAGTTGAATAATGCATTAAGGCCCAATCTTATTGACGATGCTTCTGACGAAATGACACAGGAGAAAAAGGATGAAAACATTGAGGAGATTACCAAAGATTATGAAAAATTTAAAGCCAGCCTACGCAAAAAAACTAAGGACATTTTGGACTAAAAAACATCGTACAAGGAAAATGCTAAAAAACCAACTCAATAATGTAGTTGAAGGGAACTTGCTCGAGGATTGTTTAAAAGAGGTTAAAAAGAGTTTACAACAGGAAATTGAAAAAAAACAACAATTGGAAATGAGGAGGCACTCGGTCGAAAGTAAAGGGAAATGGATAGACAGTGTTTATCACAAACTCAACAATGGCGATAAAATCACCCTAGAAGAAGAACAAAAAATAAAAAGGCACAGGGTTATTGGTTGACTTTCTTGTCATCCAGAATTTTCATGATCTGCTTTAACTTGCTTTCTGAAATCTTCTCCCTAACATCCAGCCACAATTCATCCTTTTCATTTTCCCCTTCAAGTTTCATTTGTTTAACATACATCCCATAAATAGAATGGTTCTTTAAAAACTGGTGGTTTTTTGTTAAAAAGCTCGTTAAAATGGCAACAGACTCCTCATTACCTAGGATTGATTGTAGGAAATTTAAGAGATTTTTATTGGCGATTTTCTTTTCACTTATCTCGTAACTAGGCCCCTCCTCATTATAATCTGAAACCGTTAGCCCGTGGTTCGCTTTTTCAAATGTTGTATCTTGGGAATAGGGGTTGTCCAAACGGTCAAACAGCAATTTGTCCGTACTTAAATCGAAGTTGGCCGCTATGGCCACCAGCATTTCAATAGGAACCCTGGTTTTGCCCGTTAACCAATTACTGATCTGTCTTTGGTTGGAACCTATCAATTTTCCTAAATCAGATTGAGTTAGCTTACGATTCTTAAGTATGAACTCAATATTATATTTCAGGTTATTATCAATATCCAATTAAATAGGTATTTTCTACTCAATAAATAGGTATTTACACAATTATTACGTAATCTTGTAAGCGTTAATCTAAGATTTGAATGACAATATACAAGAAAATAACTCCGCCCGAAAACTACATCAGAACCAATTTGAGGTGGTTACTTTTTACCAGGGGTATCCTTATGAAGGAGTTGGGCACCGCTATTGGTGAAAGTGTTCCCACAATCAGTAATTGGGTACGCTATAAAGCCATCCCACCTATCCAAAAAATCCAAAAAATATGCCTGTTTTTCGGGATTGCCATTGATGATTTTGTCAATGTGGACCTGTCCAATGGCAATATGCCCATAGTCGCGAGAAACGGAAAAATGATGCATCCGGAACCCTAATGGAAAACCACGGACCACAGGGATGCCCCCAGGCAGATTTTCAGGACAAGGGTGTCAATATAAGGGTGTCAATATAAGGAGGTGGGCGTTGGCAGCGTTGCCTGGCCCAATATCCTTGGAAAATGCCCAAAACAACATTCAGGAACATAGGCATTTGCCTTCCGCAGGGGAAGTGGACAAACCGCTTTTTGAAAGGAGGGAAGGGCCGACGCCCCATTTGATGATACGGTCCACAGCAATAAGGGAACCAATCATGGGTACCATGGGGTCTACTGCCTTAAGGATATCCAAATAAGGAATTGTTCCAAGGAAAAACAAAAACCACAACCAAACCAATTTAGATATGCAAAAGAGTATTGTACTTTTCTTTATTTTGGGAATCACGGGCGCCATAATCTCCCAGGAACTGCCAAAGTTTGTGCCCCCTTCGCCCGAAGCGGCAGCATTGGCAAAGTTTATTAATACCCCTGTGAACCATAGTACCGGGCTTCCTTCCATAACAATTCCCTTTTACACCATCCAGACCAAATCAGGTTTGAGTATTCCCATATCCATAAGTTATCATGCTTCCGGCATCAGGGTGAACGAACATGCCACCCAAGTGGGGTTGGGCTGGAAATTAAACACAGGCGGAACGATATCTTCGGAAGCCTATGGGGAAACAGATGGCTATAATACCAGAAAATACCCTGATTTTGCCGGCTCAGTCAATGAAACCCTAAAACAATTCGACTTAATTGGTATAGATGATGGGTTACGGTTTTATTGTGCCTCTCCCGAATCAATGACATTATCGTACAACTTTGCTTTGGAGGCCACGGGAATTGGCGCCTTCACAGCTGGTAAAAATAAAATATACGATACACAACCCGATATATTTTATTACGAGACACCCAATGCATCCGGAAAGTTTATTTTGGATTCCGATAACAATGTACATACTGTTCCATATGCACCAATAACCATTGAAAAAGGACTATTTTACAGCATTAAGGACGAAAATGGAAACTTGTTCCAATTCAACGAACTCTGTTCAACCAGCGTTTTCCCGAATACTTTCATTTTATCGCAAGACTATGTAGAACAGATAAAACTATCTAAAATTACAACCCATTTGGGGGAGGACATCAATTATTTTTATTCCCCCGAGAATTATGAATATAAAAATCCGGAAACTTTTATTGATTACCATAGGATCCCATCTGCAGGATGCGGTGATAAAGTATATTATGACAATCCAAACCCCAAAACAGAGGTCAGTAACAAACGTCTTGACCGAATTGAATTTGACGAGGGGTACATTGAGTTTACGTACAGCACGAATGTAAACTACAAAATTCAAGGTTCAACGGACAGAAAAGACTTACCGGATGCCAGTGCATTAAGGCGTGTTGTGGTGTACAACAACAATGGTCAAATTATCAAGGATTTTGAATTGATCTACAGTTATTTTGAATCAACTTCTGGTTTGAGCAGCGATCCTGACAAATACCGACTAAAACTGGATACAGTACTGGAAAGAGGAGAGCTGCCTTATGAATTCGTTTACAATGGAAATGGTTCCATACCCCACAGATTATCAACACAGCAAGATTATTGGGGGTATTATGGCGGAAACGGTGGTCTGATACCTGAAATGCGTTTTCAAGACCTTACGCTATCGGGTAGTGACCGTTCAGTCAATGAGAACTTGATTAAAACCGGTACTCTGGAAGAAATTAGCTACCCTACCGGCGGTAAGACCAAGTTTTACTTTAATGAGGTCAATTACACACATCCGCAACCAGAACTTCAGGCCCAAGCAAATACCACACCTACATTCTCAACACCGGGAGACCATATATTTCAAGTTCCAGCCGATTCAAACAATATCCTTCAAGTTTATTTCAATAACGATTGTGGTAATGTTACCAATGATCAACCCCTGACCGAACCTTACTGTATAGTAACGCTTTACGATAATAATAATACCACGTTGCTTTATAATGTCAATTCCAACATTTATAATGTTGATGCGACCCCTGGGCAGACCTATACATTCAGACTGGAAACAAATCCCTTTCAACCTTGTAATTGCAGTGTTTATATGCAGGGTAATGAGGAAACAGAGGTTATGGTGGATAAAAAAACACAATTGCCCGGTCTACGTCTGGACAGAATGGTCAAAGAGCCCGTGACAGGGGAACCTATTGTCACTACGTTCGATTATAGCATTCCAGGCACCAATCGCATAAGTAAGGATGTCGTAATCCCCACCTTTGGTTACGTGGAGACCAATGTGGATGTTCCTTTTCTGAGTTCAGGTAGAACGTGCCATTATTTTGTAAGGAAAGGAACACCTGTTATTTCCAACCGTTCAACTTACGAATATATCACCGAAAATACCATTGATAATGGTTATGTTAGATATCACTACAAGCCTTCAACCTCTTCCAATAACAGTAAAGGGGCATTGAATTTAGGTCTTGCCGCTTCAGATGGTGGCAAATTACTTTCCAGGGAAGTCTATTCAAAAAATGATACCATGGTTTATAAGGAAGACTATACCTATGAATCGGATTATAGTGTGAACCAACTATCCAGTGATTACAGGAACAATTTCCCGGAGGCCGTTACTTTGGGCATGAGTTTTAACAGTAATGGCACTTGGGAAGAAACATGTATGCCATCACAAGGTCCACCTTCCCCAATGCATTATATGGATTATAACATCTATCATTTCAACAGGGCATGGGTAAAAAACACCAATAAAACGAGCACCAATTATTATTATGATGGCAATGGTGTTCTGTTGGATAGCCTAGTGGTTTCCAATGATTATACCTATTTGGACCATAGGCATGCGCAGGTCAACCGGACCAGGGTCAGGGAAAGCAAAGGCGACACTGTTACCACACACATTAAATATGCCCATGATGTAAATTATGCACCACTGATTGACGAACATCGTATAGCAGCGCCACTGGAAACCATGACAACGGTCACAAATTCAGCTGGTTCGGAAGTATTCTCAGAAAAAACGGTTTATAAGGAATGGGGCAATACCATGGTATTGCCCCAAACCCTCCAGACCCTTAAAGGGGAAGCTTCCCAAACCAATCAACCCGAGGACCGAATCATTTACCACGACTACGACGACCATGGCAACCCTTTGGAAGTCAGTAAAGCTGATGGGGTACATATCCTGTATGTTTGGGGTTACGACGATACCCAGCCCATTGCCAAAGTAGGGAATGCTACCTATGAAAATTTGACCACGGCACAACAAACAGCGATAAACGAAGCCAAAGCAGCATCGGATAACGATGTAAGCGGCACGACTGAAAACACACTCCGGGTCAAGCTAAAAATACTACGGGATGCTTTTCCCCAAGCCCTGGTAACCACCTTTACATACGACCCTTTGGTGGGGGTCACCAGCGTGACCGACCCACGTGGTTATAGTACCCATTATGAGTACGATGCCTTTAATCGTTTAACGTTTGTGAAAGACCAGGACGGGTATATTGTAAGTAAGCATGAGTATCACTACAAGTCTCAGAACTGAACCATTAAAACCATAAAGTAATAGAACAAACAGCTTATGAATGTTTCTAGAATACTACTTACAATAACATTATTGGGATACTTCGGCTTTAGTAAGGCCCAAATTTATCAAGATAAGGATAATGATGGTTATGGTACAGGAACAGCTTATCTTTTGCCTCCTCCTGATGGCTATAATTATGTAACACAAAATGGCGACTGTAATGATAATAATAGATCTATTAATCCCGGAAGATCGGAATCGTTTGATGGTATAGACAATAATTGTAAAAATGGGGTTGATGAGGGATTTGCCATACCCATGCCAACGGCACCCACCGTTACAAGATATTGTGGGATCACACGGCTTACCAGGGGAAATTCCCCTTACAGTTTTGTTACTTGGCATTGGCAAAGTTCCCCCACAGGAACCAATACTTCAACAGGAGTTGCCAACAATAGTACCAGTACGTATAAAGAATTCACTTCCGGAAGTGTATATTATTTAAGGGCCCGTCATACCCCCACAGGGCGTTGGAGCACAGCTAGAACTATTAATTATGGTATAAATACTGTTCCATCAGCCCCTGCCACACCTAGTGTAAGTAATCAGTGTGGCCGTACTGTACTTACTAAAGGTACTTCACCATCAGGTATCACCTGGTATTGGCAAAGTAGTCCTTCAGGGACCAGTACGTCCAATAGTTCCGGTAGTATCACCAGGACATCTGGTAGCGTTTATTATTTACGGGCCAGAAATAATAGTACTGGATGTTGGAGTAGTACCAGAAGTGTAAGTTATAGTGTAAATGCTGTTCCGTCAGTACCTGCCACGCCCAGTGTAAGTAACCAGTGTGGCAGTACCGTACTGACTAGGGGAACGGCACCATCAGGTATCACCTGGTATTGGCAGAGCAGTGCCAGTGGTACCAGTACCTCAAATGCTTCGGCCAGTGTCACCAGGACCAGTGGTAGCGTTTATTATTTACGGGCCAGAAGTAATAGTACCGGTTGTTGGAGTAGTGTAAGAAGTGTGGGTTATAGTGTAAATACTGTTCCGTCAGTACCTGCCACGCCCAGTGTAAGCAACCAGTGTGGCCGTACTGTACTTACCAGAAGTGCTGCTCCATCAGGTATCACCTGGTATTGGCAAAGTAGTTCTTCAGGGACCAGTACATCCAATAGTGCCGGTAGTATCACCAGGACCAGTGGTAGCGTTTATTATTTACGGGCCAGAAGTAATAGTACCGGTTGTTGGAGTGGTGCCAGAGGTGTGGGCTATAGTGTAAATGCTGTTCCGTCAGTACCTGCCACGCCCAGTGTAAGTAACCAGTGTGGCAGTACCGTACTGACTAGGGGAACGGCACCATCAGGTATCACCTGGTATTGGCAGAGCAGTGCCAGTGGTACCAGTACCTCAAATGCTTCGGTCAGTATGACCAGAACCAGTGGTAGCGTGTATTATTTAAGAGCGCGCAATAACAGTACCGGTTGTTGGGGTAGTGCCAGAGTTGTGGGCTATAGTGTAAATGCTGTTCCGTCAGTACCTGCCACGCCCAGTGTAAGTAATCAGTGTGGCAGTACCGTACTGACTAAGGGAACGGCACCGTCAGGTATCACCTGGTACTGGCAAAGTAGTGCAACTGGCACTAGCACATCCAATTCAAGTGCATCCGTAACAAGGACTAGTGGAACAACCTATTATTTAAGAGCCAGAAACAATACCTCTTTATGTTGGGGTACTACCAGGGCAGTAAACTATGGTATTACACAACCTACCACATGGTATGCGGACAGTGATGGTGATGGTTACGGTAATGCATCCGTAACATTATCCGCATGTAACATTCCTCCCAATTATGTATCCAATAACAATGATTATGATGATACCACCATACATATAACCAACATTGCACCACACTATTTTTATCAGGATAGCGATGGGGATGGCTTCGGCGACCCGAATGTTAGCGTATATTACAGTGTGATGCCATCCGGATATGTTATTGACAATACAGATCAATGTCCTAATGAAGCTGGCCCATATAATGGCTGTAAGTATGCTCCTGTAACGTTATCGGATGAGAATTATGTTTACACCGGGGTATATCAAGTTCCCATGAGCGATGAATCAGAAATGAACGAAGATTCAGATGTTATAGAAAGTGTCACCTACTTTGATGGCCTTGGAAGGGCTAAACAAAGCATTGAAATAAAAGCAGCCCCGGACAAAAAGGACATTATCACCCATATGGGCTATGACGCTTATGGGCGACAAGCCAGGGAGTGGCTCCCCCATAGGGCGGCCTCGGGCAGTTTTGGTAGTTTCCGTAGCACGGCGGAAGCGGATACCGATAGCTATTATGTGGCCAATTATCAGGGCGATATTGTATCGGCAACACCCAATCCCTTTTCGGAAAGGGCCTTTGACGCCTCGCCCCTGGACCGGATACTGAAGCAGGCCGCCCCCGGGTACGATTGGCGTATGGGCGGGGGGCATGAAGTGGAATTTGGTTATGCTGCAAACGCGGCCAATGAGGTACGGCAGTACAGGGTCACCACCACCGTGGCCAACAACACCTATGCGCCAACGCTGGTCTCCGATGGCCACTATGCCGCCAGAGCGCTTTATAAGACGATCACCTATGATGAAAACCACGCTTCGAACTCCAAACTGCACAGTACGGAGGAGTTCACCGACAAACAGGGCCGTGTGGTGCTCAAGCGCACCTATGCCCTGGTGGGGGGCACCGAAACGGCCCATGACACCTACTATGTGTACGACGATTTTGGAAACCTGACCTATACCCTACCGCCCAAGGTGGTGACCGGTGATGGGGTGAGTGCCACGGAGCTCAGTGAACTGTGCTACCAGTACAAATACGACCACCGCAACCGCTTGGTGGAAAAGAAAGTGCCCGGCAAGGGTACGGCAAGTACCTGGGAAGAGATTGTGTACAACAAACTGGACCGGCCCATCCTGACCCGGGATCCGAACCTCAAGGCCAATGACCAATGGCTGTTTACCAAGTACGATGCCTTTGGGCGGGTGGCCTATA
The sequence above is a segment of the Muricauda sp. SCSIO 64092 genome. Coding sequences within it:
- a CDS encoding helix-turn-helix domain-containing protein — its product is MDIDNNLKYNIEFILKNRKLTQSDLGKLIGSNQRQISNWLTGKTRVPIEMLVAIAANFDLSTDKLLFDRLDNPYSQDTTFEKANHGLTVSDYNEEGPSYEISEKKIANKNLLNFLQSILGNEESVAILTSFLTKNHQFLKNHSIYGMYVKQMKLEGENEKDELWLDVREKISESKLKQIMKILDDKKVNQ
- a CDS encoding helix-turn-helix domain-containing protein; this encodes MTIYKKITPPENYIRTNLRWLLFTRGILMKELGTAIGESVPTISNWVRYKAIPPIQKIQKICLFFGIAIDDFVNVDLSNGNMPIVARNGKMMHPEP
- a CDS encoding RHS repeat protein; this translates as MQKSIVLFFILGITGAIISQELPKFVPPSPEAAALAKFINTPVNHSTGLPSITIPFYTIQTKSGLSIPISISYHASGIRVNEHATQVGLGWKLNTGGTISSEAYGETDGYNTRKYPDFAGSVNETLKQFDLIGIDDGLRFYCASPESMTLSYNFALEATGIGAFTAGKNKIYDTQPDIFYYETPNASGKFILDSDNNVHTVPYAPITIEKGLFYSIKDENGNLFQFNELCSTSVFPNTFILSQDYVEQIKLSKITTHLGEDINYFYSPENYEYKNPETFIDYHRIPSAGCGDKVYYDNPNPKTEVSNKRLDRIEFDEGYIEFTYSTNVNYKIQGSTDRKDLPDASALRRVVVYNNNGQIIKDFELIYSYFESTSGLSSDPDKYRLKLDTVLERGELPYEFVYNGNGSIPHRLSTQQDYWGYYGGNGGLIPEMRFQDLTLSGSDRSVNENLIKTGTLEEISYPTGGKTKFYFNEVNYTHPQPELQAQANTTPTFSTPGDHIFQVPADSNNILQVYFNNDCGNVTNDQPLTEPYCIVTLYDNNNTTLLYNVNSNIYNVDATPGQTYTFRLETNPFQPCNCSVYMQGNEETEVMVDKKTQLPGLRLDRMVKEPVTGEPIVTTFDYSIPGTNRISKDVVIPTFGYVETNVDVPFLSSGRTCHYFVRKGTPVISNRSTYEYITENTIDNGYVRYHYKPSTSSNNSKGALNLGLAASDGGKLLSREVYSKNDTMVYKEDYTYESDYSVNQLSSDYRNNFPEAVTLGMSFNSNGTWEETCMPSQGPPSPMHYMDYNIYHFNRAWVKNTNKTSTNYYYDGNGVLLDSLVVSNDYTYLDHRHAQVNRTRVRESKGDTVTTHIKYAHDVNYAPLIDEHRIAAPLETMTTVTNSAGSEVFSEKTVYKEWGNTMVLPQTLQTLKGEASQTNQPEDRIIYHDYDDHGNPLEVSKADGVHILYVWGYDDTQPIAKVGNATYENLTTAQQTAINEAKAASDNDVSGTTENTLRVKLKILRDAFPQALVTTFTYDPLVGVTSVTDPRGYSTHYEYDAFNRLTFVKDQDGYIVSKHEYHYKSQN
- a CDS encoding DUF6443 domain-containing protein, giving the protein MNVSRILLTITLLGYFGFSKAQIYQDKDNDGYGTGTAYLLPPPDGYNYVTQNGDCNDNNRSINPGRSESFDGIDNNCKNGVDEGFAIPMPTAPTVTRYCGITRLTRGNSPYSFVTWHWQSSPTGTNTSTGVANNSTSTYKEFTSGSVYYLRARHTPTGRWSTARTINYGINTVPSAPATPSVSNQCGRTVLTKGTSPSGITWYWQSSPSGTSTSNSSGSITRTSGSVYYLRARNNSTGCWSSTRSVSYSVNAVPSVPATPSVSNQCGSTVLTRGTAPSGITWYWQSSASGTSTSNASASVTRTSGSVYYLRARSNSTGCWSSVRSVGYSVNTVPSVPATPSVSNQCGRTVLTRSAAPSGITWYWQSSSSGTSTSNSAGSITRTSGSVYYLRARSNSTGCWSGARGVGYSVNAVPSVPATPSVSNQCGSTVLTRGTAPSGITWYWQSSASGTSTSNASVSMTRTSGSVYYLRARNNSTGCWGSARVVGYSVNAVPSVPATPSVSNQCGSTVLTKGTAPSGITWYWQSSATGTSTSNSSASVTRTSGTTYYLRARNNTSLCWGTTRAVNYGITQPTTWYADSDGDGYGNASVTLSACNIPPNYVSNNNDYDDTTIHITNIAPHYFYQDSDGDGFGDPNVSVYYSVMPSGYVIDNTDQCPNEAGPYNGCKYAPVTLSDENYVYTGVYQVPMSDESEMNEDSDVIESVTYFDGLGRAKQSIEIKAAPDKKDIITHMGYDAYGRQAREWLPHRAASGSFGSFRSTAEADTDSYYVANYQGDIVSATPNPFSERAFDASPLDRILKQAAPGYDWRMGGGHEVEFGYAANAANEVRQYRVTTTVANNTYAPTLVSDGHYAARALYKTITYDENHASNSKLHSTEEFTDKQGRVVLKRTYALVGGTETAHDTYYVYDDFGNLTYTLPPKVVTGDGVSATELSELCYQYKYDHRNRLVEKKVPGKGTASTWEEIVYNKLDRPILTRDPNLKANDQWLFTKYDAFGRVAYTGLVSSTSSRSAHQTAADQVATQYESVSATPTKFESNTVSVHYGNDAYPKTNISKIHTVNHYDSYMDTNGLSVPTKVLEQATATNTRGLATVGKVRVLGTSNWITTITGYDVKGRPIYTASKNTYLGTTDVVETQLDFGGKVVRTKTSHTKGTNAALVTTDDFSYDHRGRLVKQEQTIGSHTETIVENYYDDLGQLVSKKVGGGLQDVDYRYNVRGWLTDINDVGNTAKLFNFRIGYNQGTNPLYNGNISRTQWRTANSDDSSLKSYDYTYDALNRIISAADNTGKFNVSGIIYDKNGNIGKLKRLGWTVESPSLVLNTGFGTMDELVYTYDSGNKLTKVLDNGNDTYGFTDSSADNQDYWYDGNGNMVRDLNKGIGTASVDGIGYNHLNLPEEVKFDNSSTKKIIYIYDALGTKLKKMTNNNGSLTTTDYAGNYVYENGALQFFSHPEGYVSLENNGYRYVYQYRDHLGNIRLSYTDDPSNPGTPTIIEENNYYPFGLEHRGYNNVVSANANSTAEKFKYQGQELEESLGLDLYEFELRQYDPAIGRFTSIDPVTHFDYSTYSAFDNNPVFWADPSGADATQFVMDLFNRSGSGETKWTNNNDGTFSSDDGQTAETPKHQFYGVNITGDVMNLSFDNENFNWVTGYGEDPTGLQKAKASAFYSAFKGMSKVKQLKLLKRLGVPLKLAKKIAGHPVSPMGAISSMTKAEQDGLKALPVIGEIVAIATSDFESDGRAIDNMVKWDNVRDGFDNMISTEVLNDVILIYSNANLFSETTINTNETELSDSRYPQRDYKYVYYGTQYGDTLHIFGRYDNPLRE